The Malus domestica chromosome 06, GDT2T_hap1 genome has a segment encoding these proteins:
- the LOC103409616 gene encoding uncharacterized protein isoform X2 has product MAAIHCSSTLHSLKPPLPLPPQLSSFRPSLLSASKHPNSKKNKKLTGYRPCRAEFSNDAPFVAAIGACMLSSLVLPASTPDDDAEGGSAMDSTDARFAVMGVISFIPYFNWLSWIFAWLDTGKRRYAVYALVYLVPYLRTNLSLSPEESWLPIASIVFCIIHVQLETSIKNGDLQGFQFFNEAAKHLSSTTSRKDHRSGHQGTSEGKKRGNKDLPSSDEQSRNEIDD; this is encoded by the exons ATGGCCGCAATCCACTGCTCCTCCACTCTCCACTCTCTTAAACCGCCGCTGCCGCTTCCTCCTCAGCTCTCCAGTTTCAGACCCTCTCTCCTCTCCGCCAGCAAACACCCAAACAGTAAGAAGAACAAAAAGCTCACCGGCTACAGACCCTGCAGAGCGGAGTTCTCAAACGACGCGCCGTTCGTCGCCGCCATTGGCGCCTGCATGCTCTCGTCGCTGGTGCTTCCCGCCAGCACTCCCGATGACGATGCCGAAGGCGGTTCGGCGATGGATTCCACCGATGCCAGGTTCGCCGTCATGGGCGTCATCAGCTTCATTCCCTACTTCAATTGGCtg AGTTGGATTTTTGCTTGGTTGGATACCGGAAAACGGCGGTATGCGGTGTATGCGCTTGTGTACTTGGTTCCCTACCTGAG GACGAATTTGTCGTTGTCACCTGAGGAGAGCTGGCTGCCCATTGCTAGCATCGTTTTCTGCATTATTCATGTCCAG ctggaaacAAGTATTAAAAATGGAGATCTTCAGGGCTTTCAATTCTTTAATGAGGCTGCAAAGCATCTCTCGTCAACAACTAGTAGGAAAGATCATCGGAGTGGGCATCAAGGAACCTCTGAG GGGAAGAAAAGAGGAAATAAGGACCTTCCATCCAGTGATGAACAATCGAGAAATGAGATCGATGATTAG
- the LOC103437411 gene encoding putative N(6)-adenosine-methyltransferase MT-A70-like produces METQSEGGGDKSIASIRTMAQQLEARIESQRTTQLELLSYLQSQIGPTIVPTIDLSLKVLSAFNDRPFTPTPPLPDPKPNPRKPIEPTLPSTPEPHRSRLPSPEPKPTNPIDQSPKLSLKPENSEPTPQAEPEKFSPIDEMGNPLSLVRAMVAVCLLEIVPFSRIDSSAVLRKLEGDQKATEEEKAALREMGGESGAILAVEMALRSMAEENGGVELEFVVGDKSRVVVLGIDRTRLMKELPESKQFHSRDLNSGVGNGSLSQNQQQVVTSGSDGNGGGVFGMGGPSSRPMQDMWMNPNDAHMASFPPMFPGSGQPGSFMGPRGAPNPRVMGMMGMPRGMGGVPPMHRASSMGPNATMDGPNSMSHKPRSEEEELKDVEALLNKKTYRELQKSKTGEEILDLIHRPTAKETAVAAKFKTKGGSQLKEYCSSLTKEDCRRQSNSMLACEKVHFRRIIALHTDVNLGDCSFLDTCRHMKTCKYVHYELDPTPDVSHMMMGPPALAPPRQLRPQRAEYCSEVELGQPQWINCDIRNFRMDILGQFGVIMADPPWDIHMELPYGTMADDEMRNLNVPALQTDGLIFLWVTGRAMELGRECLEFWGYKRIEEIIWVKTNQLQRIIRTGRTGHWLNHSKEHCLVGIKGEPLVNRNIDTDVIVAEVRETSRKPDEMYPLLERVSPRTRKLELFARMHNTHAGWMSLGNQLSGVRLVDEGLRARFKAAYPEVEVQPASPPRPSAMEVDSNAAQMRSPFSESAAPEAPYAASEVKPSPMDVEMAG; encoded by the exons ATGGAGACCCAATCGGAAGGCGGAGGAGACAAATCTATAGCCAGCATCCGAACCATGGCTCAACAGCTCGAAGCTCGAATAGAGTCTCAACGCACCACCCAGCTCGAACTCCTCTCTTACCTCCAATCCCAAATCGGCCCCACCATCGTCCCCACCATTGATCTCTCTCTCAAGGTTCTCTCCGCCTTCAACGACCGCCCTTTTACTCCCACGCCTCCTCTTCCCGACCCCAAACCAAACCCCAGAAAGCCGATCGAACCCACTCTCCCTTCGACCCCAGAACCCCACCGCAGCCGTCTCCCGTCCCCTGAGCCGAAACCCACTAACCCAATTGACCAAAGCCCGAAGCTTTCTTTGAAACCGGAGAATTCGGAGCCGACCCCCCAAGCAGAACCGGAGAAATTCAGCCCCATTGATGAGATGGGGAACCCGTTGTCACTGGTTAGGGCTATGGTGGCGGTTTGCTTACTTGAAATAGTGCCCTTTTCGCGAATTGACTCGTCAGCAGTGTTGAGGAAGCTTGAGGGCGACCAGAAAGCGACTGAGGAGGAGAAGGCAGCCTTGCGTGAGATGGGAGGAGAGTCCGGGGCGATATTGGCGGTGGAGATGGCGTTGAGGTCAATGGCGGAGGAGAACGGTGGTGTGGAGTTGGAGTTTGTGGTGGGTGATAAGTCGAGGGTTGTCGTTTTGGGGATTGACCGGACTCGGCTGATGAAGGAATTGCCAGAAAGCAAGCAGTTTCATAGTCGAGATTTGAATTCAGGAGTTGGGAATGGGAGTTTGAGTCAGAATCAGCAGCAAGTGGTGACTAGCGGCAGCGATGGTAACGGAGGTGGAGTGTTTGGGATGGGAGGCCCTAGTTCAAGGCCAATGCAGGACATGTGGATGAACCCTAATGATGCTCATATGGCCAGTTTTCCGCCTATGTTTCCTGGGAGTGGACAGCCGGGTTCATTTATGGGTCCAAGGGGTGCTCCTAATCCTAGAGTTATGGGCATGATGGGAATGCCTAGAGGGATGGGTGGTGTTCCTCCAATGCATAGAGCTAGTAGTATGGGGCCGAATGCAACAATGGATGGCCCCAATTCGATGTCACATAAGCCGCGGAGTGAAGAGGAGGAACTGAAGGATGTTGAGGCACTGTTGAATAAGAAGACTTACAGGGAGTTGCAGAAGTCAAAAACTGGTGAGGAGATTTTGGACCTCATTCACCGGCCAACTGCGAAGGAGACTGCTGTAGCTGCCAAG TTCAAAACCAAAGGTGGTTCACAGTTGAAGGAATACTGCTCATCCTTAACAAAAGAGGACTGCCGGCGTCAGTCTAATTCCATGCTTGCATGTGAGAAG GTTCATTTTAGGCGAATAATCGCTCTACATACCGATGTCAATTTGGGAGACTGTTCTTTTCTAGATACTTGTCGTCACATGAAG ACATGCAAGTATGTCCACTATGAGCTTGATCCAACACCTGATGTGTCACACATGATGATGGGGCCTCCAGCACTCGCTCCACCTAGACAATTAAGGCCTCAACGTGCTGAATACTGTTCTGAGGTTGAACTTGGTCAACCACAGTGGATTAACTGTGATATACGCAACTTTAGAATGGACATTCTTGGGCAATTTGGAGTGATAATGGCAGATCCACCATGGGACATTCATATGGAATTGCCTTACGGGACAATGGCTGATGATGAAATGCGCAATCTTAATGTTCCGGCATTGCAGACTGATGGTCTGATTTTCCTTTGGGTCACTGGACGTGCAATGGAGCTTGGGCGTGAATG TTTAGAATTTTGGGGATACAAGCGTATCGAGGAGATAATTTGGGTAAAGACTAATCAACTTCAACGAATAATTAGAACAGGGCGGACTGGCCACTGGCTTAATCATAGCAAGGAGCATTGTCTTGTTGGAATAAAGGGGGAACCATTAGTAAATAGAAATATTGATACTGATGTCATTGTTGCCGAGGTCAGAGAGACAAGCCGCAAGCCAGATGAG ATGTACCCTttgttggagagggtaagtccAAGGACAAGAAAACTGGAACTGTTTGCTCGCATGCACAATACTCATGCAGG GTGGATGTCACTAGGTAATCAACTGAGTGGCGTACGATTGGTTGACGAAGGCCTGCGTGCACGATTCAAGGCTGCTTATCCGGAAGTGGAGGTGCAGCCCGCTTCCCCACCCAGGCCATCTGCTATGGAAGTCGACTCTAATGCTGCCCAAATGCGGAGTCCATTTTCAGAATCTGCAGCTCCGGAGGCCCCCTATGCTGCTTCTGAAGTTAAGCCATCACCAATGGATGTTGAAATGGCCGGTTAA
- the LOC103409616 gene encoding uncharacterized protein isoform X1 has product MAAIHCSSTLHSLKPPLPLPPQLSSFRPSLLSASKHPNSKKNKKLTGYRPCRAEFSNDAPFVAAIGACMLSSLVLPASTPDDDAEGGSAMDSTDARFAVMGVISFIPYFNWLSWIFAWLDTGKRRYAVYALVYLVPYLRTNLSLSPEESWLPIASIVFCIIHVQLETSIKNGDLQGFQFFNEAAKHLSSTTSRKDHRSGHQGTSEVGKKRGNKDLPSSDEQSRNEIDD; this is encoded by the exons ATGGCCGCAATCCACTGCTCCTCCACTCTCCACTCTCTTAAACCGCCGCTGCCGCTTCCTCCTCAGCTCTCCAGTTTCAGACCCTCTCTCCTCTCCGCCAGCAAACACCCAAACAGTAAGAAGAACAAAAAGCTCACCGGCTACAGACCCTGCAGAGCGGAGTTCTCAAACGACGCGCCGTTCGTCGCCGCCATTGGCGCCTGCATGCTCTCGTCGCTGGTGCTTCCCGCCAGCACTCCCGATGACGATGCCGAAGGCGGTTCGGCGATGGATTCCACCGATGCCAGGTTCGCCGTCATGGGCGTCATCAGCTTCATTCCCTACTTCAATTGGCtg AGTTGGATTTTTGCTTGGTTGGATACCGGAAAACGGCGGTATGCGGTGTATGCGCTTGTGTACTTGGTTCCCTACCTGAG GACGAATTTGTCGTTGTCACCTGAGGAGAGCTGGCTGCCCATTGCTAGCATCGTTTTCTGCATTATTCATGTCCAG ctggaaacAAGTATTAAAAATGGAGATCTTCAGGGCTTTCAATTCTTTAATGAGGCTGCAAAGCATCTCTCGTCAACAACTAGTAGGAAAGATCATCGGAGTGGGCATCAAGGAACCTCTGAGGTG GGGAAGAAAAGAGGAAATAAGGACCTTCCATCCAGTGATGAACAATCGAGAAATGAGATCGATGATTAG
- the LOC103409615 gene encoding uncharacterized protein: MLPLVGRGFKHTFPIAFPAHYHRLHLHLSRSLMAATTSAKRVGTHNGSFHCDEALGCFMIRLTDKFSNAEIVRTRDPKVLEGLDAVLDVGGVYDPSRDRYDHHQKGFEEVFGHGFKTKLSSAGLVYKHFGKEIIAKELQVDEGHLDVHRLFLAVYKSFMEAIDAVDNGINQYDTDQPPRYVNNTHLSSRVGRLNLDWIDPDQSSEKENEAFQRAMELAGSEFLSSVRFHAKSWLPARSIVMECLLARWSVDPSGEIMVMNRFCPWKLHLYELEEEMKIEPPIKYVLYQDDRSKHWRVQAVAVAPESFESRKALASKWRGLRDEELSKEAGIPGCVFVHMSGFIGGNQTYEGALAMAKASLKFD; this comes from the exons ATGCTTCCGCTAGTAGGCAGGGGGTTTAAGCACACATTCCCTATCGCCTTCCCCGCCCACTACCACCGCCTACATCTGCACCTCTCCCGCTCTCTCATGGCCGCCACCACTTCAGCTAAGCGAGTCGGGACCCACAACGGTAGCTTCCACTGCGACGAAGCCCTCGGCTGCTTCATGATTCGCCTAACCGACAAGTTCTCTAACGCCGAAATCGTCCGCACCCGCGACCCCAAG gttttGGAGGGTCTGGATGCTGTGCTTGATGTTGGGGGTGTGTATGATCCTAGTCGGGATCGATACGATCATCACCAGAAGGGTTTCGAGGAGGTTTTTGGGCATGGGTTTAAGACTAAGCTGAGTAGTGCTGGTCTGGTTTACAAG CATTTCGGGAAGGAAATAATAGCGAAGGAGCTTCAGGTCGATGAAGGTCACCTCGATGTGCATAGGTTATTCTTGGCTGTGTACAAAAGCTTTATGGAG GCAATTGATGCTGTTGACAATGGGATCAATCAGTATGATACGGACCAGCCTCCAAGATATGTGAATAACACACACTTGTCTTCAAGGGTAGGCAggttgaatttggattggatAGATCCCGATCAATCGTCTGAAAAGGAGAATGAAGCCTTTCAACGAGCAATGGAACTGGCGGGCAGCGAGTTTTTAAGT AGTGTCCGATTTCATGCAAAATCATGGTTACCAGCACGGTCTATTGTAATGGAGTGTCTCTTAGCAAGATGGAGTGTTGATCCTAGTGGAGAAATCATGGTTATGAATCGATTTTGCCCT TGGAAACTTCATTTATATGAACTTGAAGAGGAGATGAAGATTGAGCCGCCCATCAAATATGTTCTTTATCAG GATGATAGGAGCAAACACTGGAGAGTTCAGGCGGTGGCAGTTGCTCCTGAAAGTTTTGAGAGCCGAAAGGCTCTTGCATCAAAATGGCGAGGGCTTAGGGATGAGGAGCTCTCGAAGGAGGCTGGGATTCCCGGATGTGTTTTTGTTCACATGAGTGGATTTATCGGAGGAAATCAAACTTATGAAGGTGCTCTTGCCATGGCGAAAGCGAGCTTGAAGTTTGATTGA
- the LOC103409619 gene encoding uncharacterized protein — MPLTIKLTWAPSTNPTSHLLPPKLHAPSESSSAVFPRASPPSPPHRPLIAKCTTGGGAGEGGGLKKALSGIVGEQVEELLKREENRELLDGLEKASQRVENAKRELAEIERQELEAKLVRDYITQLESRASEIAECQKEISEAKSMVEEAERALSQDGDQLGDGYASAETENKEIDKDKERWQSIKAASVSALVGTVAGLPFSFTQVASISELILPLGVTFASCALFGVTFRYTLRRDFDNVQLKTGAPAAFGVVKGLATLDGGKPLELNAGSFLSHAFDGAIYVSQSLFVFLSAAVALDYCFKTGLLSPFPIKKSVRGSN; from the exons ATGCCTTTAACCATCAAGCTCACTTGGGCTCCCTCCACAAACCCCACGTCTCATCTCCTCCCACCAAAACTCCACGCACCATCAGAATCCTCCTCTGCAGTCTTCCCCCGAGCTTCTCCTCCTTCCCCACCTCATCGACCCCTCATAGCAAAATGTACGACTGGCGGCGGCGCTGGAGAGGGCGGCGGCCTGAAGAAGGCACTGAGTGGCATTGTGGGAGAGCAAGTGGAGGAGCTCCTGAAAAGAGAAGAGAACAGGGAGTTGCTCGATGGGTTGGAAAAGGCGTCTCAGAGGGTTGAGAATGCCAAGAGAGAGCTGGCTGAGATTGAAAGGCAGGAACTTGAGGCCAAGCTTGTGAGGGATTACATTACCCAACTTGAAAGCAGAGCTTCTGAG ATTGCAGAATGTCAAAAGGAGATATCAGAAGCGAAATCCATGGTTGAAGAAGCCGAACGTGCCCTCTCACAAGACGGGGATCAACTCGGAGACGGATATGCTTCTGCAGAGACCGAAAATAAGGAGatagacaaggataaagagagATGGCAATCGATCAAGGCAGCTTCAGTTTCCGCCCTTGTCGGCACCGTTGCCGGATTGCCCTTCTCCTTCACTCAAGTAGCAAGCATTTCTGAGCTGATCCTCCCTCTGGGAGTCACCTTCGCTAGCTGCGCTCTATTTGGAGTCACGTTTCGATACACATTACGAAGAGACTTTGACAACGTTCAACTCAAGACCGGAGCGCCTGCAGCCTTCGGTGTTGTCAAAGGGCTTGCTACACTGGATGGTGGAAAGCCTTTGGAACTGAATGCTGGTAGCTTCTTATCACATGCTTTTGATGGAGCGATTTACGTATCTCAgagtctttttgtttttctttctgctgCTGTTGCTctggattattgttttaagaCGGGGCTCTTGAGTCCCTTTCCTATCAAGAAATCTGTACGGGGATCCAATTAA
- the LOC103437412 gene encoding early nodulin-like protein 8: MANLTTPRLHFLLALQLLMLIQSQVLCYQNKVGDLDSWGIPTSANPQVYTKWSKYHQFKLGDSLLFLYPPSQDSVIQVTAQSYSSCNLKDPILYMNDGNSLFNFTTLGDFYFTSGEPGHCEKSQKLHISFLSGNGSADSPSSGPSSLDASAPSYPTVFGTIPAPPSSSSSSPSQRFPVFAAAVVGFVVFALFSGNM; this comes from the exons atggccaACCTCACAACTCCAAGACTGCACTTCCTTTTGGCTCTGCAGTTGCTCATGTTAATTCAGTCCCAAGTGCTCTGCTACCAGAACAAAGTAGGAGATCTAGATTCTTGGGGAATACCAACTTCTGCAAATCCACAGGTCTACACCAAATGGTCAAAATACCATCAATTCAAGCTTGGAGATTCTCTTT TGTTTTTGTACCCACCAAGCCAAGACTCTGTGATTCAAGTGACAGCACAATCCTACAGCAGCTGCAACCTCAAAGATCCAATCTTGTACATGAACGACGGCAACTCTCTCTTCAATTTCACCACATTGGGGGATTTCTACTTCACCAGCGGCGAACCGGGCCATTGCGAAAAGAGCCAGAAGCTCCACATTTCCTTTCTGTCTGGCAATGGCTCTGCTGACTCTCCTTCCTCTGGCCCTAGTTCATTGGACGCTTCTGCTCCTTCTTACCCCACCGTCTTTGGCACCATCCCGgctccgccttcttcttcttcttcttctccgtcaCAAAGGTTTCCAGTTTTCGCAGCGGCCGTCGTTGGATTTGTGGTGTTTGCACTTTTCAGTGGCAATATGTGA
- the LOC103437413 gene encoding uncharacterized protein, whose product MELFYILLFGGMAAVVAALELSKNNKDRIHTTSAFNAFKNNYLLIYSLMMAGDWLQGPYVYYLYSQYGFSKGDIGQLFIAGFGSSMLFGTIVGSLADKQGRKRACITYCITYILSCFTKHFPDYKVLLLGRILGGIATSLLFSAFESWLVAEHNKRGFEQQWLSLTFSKAVFLGNGLIAIVAGLLGNLLVDTLGFGPVSPFDAAACFLAIGMAIIMVSWGENYGDDTENKNLLTQFRGAAIAIASDEKIALLGAIQSLFEGSMYTFVFLWTPALSPNDEEIPHGFIFATFMLASMLGSSLASRLMAGSSLRVESYMQIVFAVSAASLLLPIVTSFLIAPSDVKGGSMSLSGYCQLVGFCTFEACVGIFWPSIMKMRSQYIPEEARSTIMNFFRIPLNIFVCVVLYNVNAFPITIMFGMCSIFLSMAAVLQRRLMVISDGHKSKPEEWTMQERDTEAEPLND is encoded by the exons atggAGTTGTTCTACATCCTTCTGTTCGGGGGAATGGCAGCGGTGGTGGCAGCTCTCGAGCTGAGCAAGAACAACAAAGATCGCATTCATACCACCTCTGCTTTCAATGCCTTCAAGAACAATTACCTCCTCATATACTCTCTCATGATGG CTGGTGATTGGTTGCAGGGTCCATATGTTTACTATCTATACAGCCAGTATGGGTTCAGCAAGGGGGACATTGGACAACTTTTTATTGCTGGGTTTGGATCATCCATGTTGTTCGGGACAATTGTTGGATCTCTAGCTGACAAACA GGGTCGGAAGAGGGCATGTATTACGTATTGCATAACTTACATTCTAAGCTGCTTCACCAAACATTTTCCCGACTATAAGGTTTTATTGTTGGGACGCATATTGGGAGGCATTGCTACTTCTCTACTTTTTTCAGCTTTTGAGTCTTGGCTTGTGGCGGAACATAATAAG AGGGGCTTTGAGCAACAGTGGCTTTCATTGACATTCTCTAAGGCTGTATTTCTTGGAAATGGTCTAATTGCTATAGTAGCTGGGTTGCTTGGGAATCTTCTGGTAGATACTCTGGGATTTGGCCCCGTTTCTCCATTTGATGCTGCTGCATGCTTTTTGGCAATTGGCATGGCAATTATAATGGTATCATGGGGTGAAAATTATGGAGATGATACAGAAAACAAGAACTTACTTACCCAGTTCAGGGGTGCTGCCATAGCTATTGCTTCCG ATGAGAAAATTGCTTTGCTGGGTGCCATACAGTCCCTATTTGAAGGCTCAATGTACACCTTTGTATTCCTCTGGACTCCTGCTTTGAGCCCAAATGATGAGGAGATTCCACACGGTTTCATTTTTGCAACATTCATGCTAGCCTCGATGTTGGGAAGCTCTTTAGCGTCTCGGCTGATGGCAGGTTCATCCCTAAGAGTTGAGAGCTACATGCAGATTGTATTTGCAGTCTCTGCGGCTTCCCTTCTGCTTCCCATTGTGACAAGC TTCTTGATTGCACCTTCCGATGTGAAGGGTGGGAGCATGTCATTATCAGGGTATTGTCAGCTTGTTGGCTTCTGCACATTTGAGGCCTGTGTGGGAATATTCTGGCCATCTATCATGAAAATGAGGTCCCAATACATCCCAGAGGAGGCGAGAAGCACCATCATGAACTTCTTCCGCATTCCTCTCAACATCTTTGTGTGCGTTGTGCTGTACAAT GTTAATGCATTTCCCATCACCATCATGTTTGGTATGTGCTCGATTTTCCTTTCTATGGCTGCTGTATTGCAGAGGCGGCTCATGGTGATTTCTGACGGCCACAAGTCAA AACCAGAAGAATGGACAATGCAGGAGAGGGACACAGAAGCGGAGCCATTAAACGACTAA
- the LOC103437414 gene encoding uncharacterized protein, whose translation MATLTYSAAAVRTTKPTTPPALRKPIAVIPIKPNSISPIKTLNRTTKPTTFSIKSTASSDHSSTATTTITTTTTTSISPSPLTLKSRLQNGETLYGLFLLSFCPTLAEIAGLSGYDFVVVDMEHGHGGIPEALSCLHALASTQTPAILRLPETSATWAKKALDLGPQGIMFPMIESSKAAKKAVSYCRFPPAGVRGSAHTVVRASSYGIDEGYLSNYENQLLIMCQVESEEGVKHAEDIATVDGVDCIQMGPLDLSASMGYLWDPANKKVRKMMEAAEKAALGSDPKEGGAYLAGFAMPHDGPRDLGTRGYHMVSGAVDVGLFRGAAVEDVKRFKMSLMDGMDDEQEDEKDADEKYWSE comes from the coding sequence ATGGCCACACTGACTTACTCCGCCGCCGCCGTCAGAACAACCAAACCTACTACCCCACCGGCCCTCAGGAAACCCATCGCCGTCATCCCTATCAAACCCAATTCCATCTCCCcaatcaaaaccctaaaccgCACCACCAAACCCACCACCTTCTCAATCAAATCCACCGCCTCCTCCGACCACTCCTCCACCGCCACAACCacaatcaccaccaccaccaccacctccatctCCCCCTCCCCACTAACCCTCAAGTCCCGCCTCCAAAATGGCGAGACCCTATACGGCCTCTTCCTCCTCTCCTTCTGCCCCACCCTCGCCGAGATCGCTGGCCTCTCCGGCTACGACTTCGTCGTCGTCGACATGGAGCACGGCCACGGTGGCATACCCGAAGCCCTCTCCTGCCTCCACGCCCTGGCCTCCACCCAAACCCCCGCCATTCTTCGCTTGCCCGAGACCTCCGCAACTTGGGCCAAGAAAGCCCTAGATCTGGGCCCACAAGGCATCATGTTCCCCATGATCGAATCCTCCAAGGCCGCCAAGAAGGCCGTCTCCTACTGCCGCTTCCCTCCCGCCGGCGTCCGCGGATCCGCCCATACCGTAGTTCGCGCCTCCAGCTACGGCATCGACGAGGGGTATTTGAGTAATTACGAGAACCAGCTGCTGATCATGTGCCAGGTGGAGAGCGAGGAGGGCGTGAAGCACGCGGAGGACATCGCGACCGTTGACGGGGTCGACTGTATTCAGATGGGGCCGTTGGATCTGAGCGCCAGCATGGGGTACCTGTGGGACCCGGCGAACAAGAAGGTGAGGAAAATGATGGAGGCAGCCGAGAAGGCCGCGCTGGGATCCGACCCGAAAGAGGGTGGGGCCTACTTGGCTGGGTTCGCTATGCCCCACGATGGGCCTCGCGATTTGGGGACACGTGGATACCACATGGTGTCGGGAGCCGTTGATGTTGGGCTGTTTAGGGGCGCGGCGGTGGAGGACGTGAAGAGGTTCAAGATGAGCTTGATGGACGGTATGGATGATGAGCAGGAGGATGAGAAGGATGCTGATGAGAAGTACTGGAGCGAATGA